A window of the bacterium genome harbors these coding sequences:
- a CDS encoding M23 family metallopeptidase, translating to MFIMEAKRKNRKRREGKHIERSVLIFIALLITFLPSLYKNQILANTQSSLKIESDLLLTTFIPQVSYQICKVKDYNKAGIGGIEVEEPSFETMLYTVRPGDTLSEIAHKQGLKIDTIVSANRNIKGIASLRAGQKLRLPNQDGVFHKVGKGETISNISTTYKISTEKILDANDISKPKDLMAGKEIFIPGAKLLPATKEYIVGGMGFIRPIKGGWFSSGYGYRRDPFNGQIRFHTGVDIGSYQGTPIMAAKSGEVINSGWITGYGNIVIIKHSGGYVTKYAHNSKNLVSKGMYVRQGEVIALVGSTGRSEGSHLHFEICKNGYPVNPASFISLPYSR from the coding sequence ATGTTTATTATGGAAGCAAAAAGGAAAAATAGAAAAAGGAGGGAGGGGAAACATATAGAGAGGAGTGTATTAATTTTTATTGCACTATTAATTACTTTTTTACCTTCACTCTATAAAAATCAAATATTAGCCAATACTCAATCCAGCCTAAAAATAGAAAGTGATTTACTTTTGACAACATTCATTCCTCAAGTCTCCTATCAAATTTGTAAAGTTAAGGATTATAATAAAGCAGGCATAGGTGGCATAGAAGTTGAAGAACCTTCTTTTGAAACTATGCTTTATACAGTGCGTCCGGGGGATACCCTGTCAGAAATAGCACACAAACAAGGACTAAAGATAGATACAATTGTGAGTGCCAATCGGAATATTAAAGGAATAGCATCACTGCGAGCGGGGCAAAAACTACGACTTCCTAATCAAGACGGCGTATTTCATAAGGTTGGGAAAGGAGAAACGATAAGTAATATCTCAACTACTTATAAAATAAGCACGGAAAAGATTCTTGATGCTAACGATATTTCGAAACCTAAAGACCTTATGGCAGGAAAAGAGATATTTATCCCGGGCGCAAAATTATTACCAGCAACAAAAGAATATATTGTTGGTGGAATGGGATTTATTCGACCAATTAAGGGTGGTTGGTTTTCAAGTGGCTATGGATACCGTCGTGACCCGTTTAATGGGCAGATACGATTTCATACAGGTGTTGACATTGGCAGTTATCAGGGCACACCAATTATGGCGGCTAAGAGTGGTGAGGTAATTAATAGTGGTTGGATAACGGGTTATGGAAATATCGTGATAATCAAACATTCAGGTGGCTATGTCACAAAATATGCCCATAACTCAAAAAATCTGGTTTCTAAGGGGATGTATGTCCGACAGGGAGAAGTGATTGCATTAGTTGGAAGCACAGGAAGAAGTGAAGGTTCTCATCTCCATTTTGAAATCTGCAAAAATGGTTATCCCGTCAATCCTGCTTCCTTTATTTCACTCCCTTATTCTCGATAA